From the genome of Bos javanicus breed banteng chromosome 23, ARS-OSU_banteng_1.0, whole genome shotgun sequence:
ttttcAAGAAATAAGAACATTTTTAATACAGGTTTTTGTACAGACTGAATATTTTCAAGGAACTTATCACATAATGATCCTGTGAGGAAGACTTTGACTACTGTAAAGtttcccaaattttatttttgtaaaatgtaattGTACTGAGAAATGTTAGCAGAGGTTTCATTTCTTAAAAGAGAGATCTGTAGTACAGCAGATATAGGAATTCTGGGGTAAATGAAGCCAAGTAGGTCTTATAGCAGGACTTTCTAGAGCTTTAAATGTGTTAATAAACTTTGGCATTCTTCACAAGGGTGGGGCGGAGGATAAGGATATGGTGTGCTGTACTTGGATTTCCATAGGACTGTTTCCTCCTTAAACAGTCATTAATATCTCATGGAAAACTTGGGTTATACAAATTGAAGTTGGAAATGCTGCCTGGGGTGTATAATAAAGCAGGCAACCCTTCTCTGTAGTTCATCTCATTTCATTTCATCTTATttgcttatttcattttattttatcttatatatttttttagtttatatttattgattttttaaaattggggtatagttgcttgaCAGtgctatgttaatttctgctgtacagcaaagtgaaccagcttcaagtatacatatatcccctctgttttggacttccttcctatttaggtcaccacagaacattaAGTAGAGTTTCtcgtgctatacagcaggttatCAAtatcatcagttatctattttatccatattagtgtatatatgtcaaccctcaatcttattttatttcattgctttttaccATATTTCGTTTTtagcatttctaatttttttcctctctccgaAGTCCTACTAGTATGAGATTCTAATAAACAGTGAATTTGAAGAGAAACATGTCAAATAATATCAAATCGTCTGATCTTTAGAAACTTGAGGTTTTAGAAATCAACTTTGTACCGCAGCGTGTACATCCCCAGTATTGTATCCACTTTTCTCCACTGCAGAGCTACAGCAAGGTGGCCAACCACATCCTCGACCCAGCGGTCATTCCAAACTGGGCTTTCATTCCAGACAAAAATGTCAGCTCCGATTTGTTGCAGTCAGTGAATTGGTTTGCGAGGCAACTCCACATCCAAAATGAACCTGAGCACATTGTGGATGAATTCTTCATTCAGACGAAAGGGTTCCCCATCAACAACAATACCTCAGAGAGAAGTCTCCGTTTCTCCATGAGCTTGAACAACACAGTGGAGGGTATCCTAGGAATCATAGAAATCCCCAGGCAAGAGCTGTGGAAGCTGCCCCCAGATGCATCCCAAGCTGTTGGCATAGCTTTTCCCACCTTGGGGGCTGTCCTGAAAGAAGCCCACTTGGAAAACACCCGTCTTCCCAGGCTGGTAAACGGACTGGTCCTTTCAGTGATTTTACCAGAAAAATTGGAGCAAATCTTATTCACGTTTGAGAAGATCAACAAATCCCAGAATGCCAGAGCCAAGTGTGTTGGCTGGCACTCCAGGAAAAGGAGGTGGGATGAGAATGTCTGTGAAACAAAGTTGGACACCAAGAATAGAGTGCAATGCCGGTGTAACTACACCAACGTGATGATGTCTTTTTCCATCCTCATGTCCCCCATATCTGTGGACAACAAAGTCCTGGactacatcacctgcattgggCTCAGCGTCTCCATCCTTAGCTTGATTCTTTGCCTGATGATTGAAGCCACCGTCTGGTCCCGGGTGGTCATGACGGACATATCATACATGCGGCATGTATGCATTGTCAATATAGCTGTGTCGCTCTTGACTGCCAATGTGTGGTTCATCTTAGGCTCCAACTTCAACAAAAAGGCCCAGGACTACAACTGGTGTGTTGCGGTGACATTTTTTAGCCACTTTTTCTACCTCTGTCTGTTTTTCTGGATGCTCTTCAAAGCCCTGCTCATCATCTATGGACTGCTGGTTGTTTTCCGGAGGATGATGAAGTCCCGCATGATGGCCATTGGCTTTGCCATTGGCTATGGGTGCCCATTAGTTATTGCTGCCACCACTGTGGCTATCACAGTGCCAGGGAAAGGCTACGTGAGACGTGGTGCCTGTTGGCTTAACTGGGATGACACCAAAGCCCTTTTAGCCTTTGCCGTCCCAGCCTTGGTCATTGTGGCTGTGAATCTTATTGTGGTATTGGTTGTGGCTGTCAACACTCAGAGGCCCTCTATTGGCAGTTCCAAGTCTCAAGATGTGGCCATAATCCTGAGGATCAGCAAAAATGTCGCCATCCTCACCCCACTGTTGGGACTGACCTGGGGTTTTGGAATAGCTACACTCATAGAAGGCACTTCCTTGACATTCCACATAATCTTTGCCCTGCTCAATGCTTTCCAGGTAAGTTCTGTGAGAGACACTTATTTGACTGATACTATTGATACTATTAGCtactttttatttacaaaatattattaccTTATAATTTGGCATTCTGGCTATACAACAAA
Proteins encoded in this window:
- the LOC133236370 gene encoding adhesion G protein-coupled receptor F4-like, with the translated sequence MKSQATTICCLILILATEYSQSRFHIRAKDGDKLQGPERKPKTGRIQEKCHGPCSTSSNCSQPCAQHFHGEIGFICNGNKWQKSTETCTSLSVETLFMDSNSASRLSVAAPSITLHILDYQTPEPIRSVAQGIQKNCPLDYACIINAVKSSEATSGNIAFIVELLKNISTDLSDNVTREKMKSYSKVANHILDPAVIPNWAFIPDKNVSSDLLQSVNWFARQLHIQNEPEHIVDEFFIQTKGFPINNNTSERSLRFSMSLNNTVEGILGIIEIPRQELWKLPPDASQAVGIAFPTLGAVLKEAHLENTRLPRLVNGLVLSVILPEKLEQILFTFEKINKSQNARAKCVGWHSRKRRWDENVCETKLDTKNRVQCRCNYTNVMMSFSILMSPISVDNKVLDYITCIGLSVSILSLILCLMIEATVWSRVVMTDISYMRHVCIVNIAVSLLTANVWFILGSNFNKKAQDYNWCVAVTFFSHFFYLCLFFWMLFKALLIIYGLLVVFRRMMKSRMMAIGFAIGYGCPLVIAATTVAITVPGKGYVRRGACWLNWDDTKALLAFAVPALVIVAVNLIVVLVVAVNTQRPSIGSSKSQDVAIILRISKNVAILTPLLGLTWGFGIATLIEGTSLTFHIIFALLNAFQGFFILLFGTIMDHKIRDALRMRMSSLKGQSRVAENASLSPTYGSKLMNR